A genome region from Rhizobium sp. N324 includes the following:
- a CDS encoding ABC transporter ATP-binding protein, with the protein MALLEVKDLRVSFDTAAGRILALNGVSFSLNRGEVLALLGESGCGKSVTASAIMDLVPNPPGAIDHGSICFDGSELLQLPRQERRDVCGDRIALIFQDALAALNPVYPVGWQIAEMFRIHGRTPEGGVEKAVIDLLTAIGIPDAERRARQYPHEFSGGMRQRIMIAMAVALEPDVIIADEPTTALDVTIQAQVADLLDAIRKRSGAGMIFITHDLGVVAELADRVAVMYAGRIVETASVFELFESARHPYSVGLLASQPRMDMDEEELVPIPGSAPNPVALPSGCAFRTRCPRAEKLCCEVVPHLETVGADRQVACHFPVSPT; encoded by the coding sequence ATGGCACTTCTTGAGGTCAAGGACCTGCGAGTCAGTTTCGACACGGCGGCCGGGCGCATCCTCGCCCTCAACGGCGTCTCCTTTTCGCTTAACCGCGGCGAGGTTCTGGCGCTTCTGGGTGAGAGCGGCTGCGGAAAATCGGTGACAGCCTCGGCCATCATGGATCTCGTTCCCAATCCTCCGGGGGCGATCGACCATGGGTCGATCTGCTTCGATGGCTCCGAGCTTTTACAGCTCCCGCGGCAGGAGCGACGCGATGTTTGCGGCGACCGGATCGCCCTGATCTTCCAGGATGCGCTTGCGGCACTTAATCCGGTTTACCCCGTTGGGTGGCAAATCGCCGAAATGTTTCGCATCCATGGCCGCACCCCGGAAGGCGGCGTGGAAAAAGCCGTAATCGATCTCCTGACTGCCATCGGCATTCCTGACGCCGAACGCCGGGCGCGGCAATATCCGCACGAGTTTTCCGGCGGCATGCGTCAGCGCATCATGATCGCAATGGCCGTGGCGCTCGAACCGGACGTCATCATTGCCGACGAGCCGACGACGGCTCTCGACGTGACGATTCAGGCGCAAGTGGCCGATCTTCTGGACGCCATTCGCAAACGCAGCGGTGCCGGCATGATTTTCATCACCCACGATTTGGGGGTCGTAGCAGAACTCGCGGACCGGGTGGCGGTCATGTATGCCGGCCGCATCGTCGAGACCGCAAGCGTCTTCGAACTCTTCGAGAGCGCCAGGCATCCATACAGCGTCGGATTGCTTGCCTCGCAGCCGCGTATGGATATGGACGAGGAGGAACTGGTGCCGATCCCCGGCTCCGCGCCCAATCCTGTCGCCCTCCCGTCCGGCTGTGCATTCAGGACACGCTGTCCGCGCGCAGAGAAACTCTGTTGCGAGGTTGTCCCTCACCTTGAAACCGTGGGAGCGGACCGTCAGGTCGCCTGCCACTTTCCGGTATCGCCAACATGA
- a CDS encoding ABC transporter permease, whose translation MTEASAELLPVRERRSRRILWLARALAGDPMAMASTIWLLIVMFAILTDSLELLGENRISLKARNLPPFDFGQSWTLWLGADALGRPLVIRLIEAASTTIGIALTTVLTSLIGGTLLGVIAGYFGGIVGNIIMRICDVILGFPTLLVALFGLYLFGPSVSNLVIVLAVTRMPAYVRVARAETLEVRERLFVDAALVFGAGPAWILRNHILPSVAPTMLTLASVNLAMVMLFESGLSYLGLGIQPPAVSWGLMVAQGQGYLSSAWWLGFFPGLAVMFTTMSFNLLANWFRIVNDPSQHWRLVSRRR comes from the coding sequence ATGACCGAGGCGTCCGCCGAACTCCTCCCGGTCCGCGAGCGCCGTAGCCGCCGTATCCTGTGGCTCGCGCGCGCGCTCGCGGGTGACCCGATGGCGATGGCTTCAACGATCTGGCTACTGATCGTCATGTTTGCCATCCTCACCGATAGCCTGGAGCTCCTGGGCGAAAACCGCATCTCGCTTAAGGCGCGCAACCTGCCGCCCTTCGACTTCGGCCAGTCCTGGACTTTGTGGTTGGGGGCTGACGCGCTCGGACGGCCGCTCGTTATCCGTCTCATCGAGGCTGCTTCGACGACGATTGGGATCGCCCTCACGACCGTGTTGACGAGCCTGATCGGCGGGACGCTGCTTGGTGTGATTGCGGGTTATTTCGGCGGCATTGTCGGCAACATCATCATGCGGATCTGCGACGTCATCCTCGGCTTCCCAACCCTTCTGGTGGCGCTCTTCGGCCTCTATTTGTTCGGCCCAAGCGTCAGCAATCTAGTGATCGTGCTGGCCGTCACCCGCATGCCGGCTTATGTCCGTGTCGCAAGAGCTGAAACGCTGGAGGTCCGGGAACGGCTTTTCGTCGACGCCGCGCTCGTCTTCGGGGCCGGACCGGCGTGGATCCTGCGCAATCATATCCTGCCGAGCGTCGCTCCCACCATGCTGACACTCGCCTCCGTCAATCTCGCCATGGTTATGCTTTTTGAATCCGGCCTGAGCTATCTTGGCCTCGGCATCCAGCCGCCTGCGGTCAGTTGGGGACTGATGGTAGCCCAGGGCCAGGGATACCTGTCGTCAGCCTGGTGGCTCGGCTTTTTCCCCGGTCTGGCCGTCATGTTCACCACCATGTCGTTCAACCTGCTCGCCAACTGGTTCCGGATCGTCAACGACCCGTCGCAGCACTGGCGGCTTGTGAGCAGGAGGCGTTGA
- a CDS encoding SPFH domain-containing protein, with product METLQYLSPMGWKAIEIAVTLIVLAALFRWSGVIRYIPNDRLGILEKLWSFRGSVDTGFIALYGEAGFQPEVVRGGLHFFMPFQYSMHRANLVTIPQGQIGYVFARDGEPLPPTQTLASNVDADDFQDVRGFLTKGGQKGPQRKILREGTYAINLAQFIVLTAQSTHSVNLNASEQRLFADMSTLITERNGFEPVVIHDAEDLIGVVTIHDGPALPDGEIIAPTVANNPKDPNFHNNFQDPEKFLNAGGYRGRQLQVLADGSYFLNRIFATVELVEKTIIEVGTVGVVVSYTGRRSADISGQSYRHGELVETGARGVWSTPLLPGKYAFNTYAGNIIIVPTTNFVLKWTKEQFGEHRLDENLSEVSLITKDAFEPVLPLSVVVHIDYMKAPLVVQRFGDIKRLVEQTLDPMISAYFKNIAQTKTLIELLQERSEIQRKSGDEMREKFNSYSLELQEVLIGTPRASNGQNSIEQILIQLRERQIAVEKVETYKLQEAAAIQERTLREKEALAEQQAKITTSALTIEISENEGKAQLARTRQQAETIQVTAKAEAEKVRLAGLGEADRIKSIALADAERIKATGLADAQKVRAVGLAEAEATEKKVAAFGGPDYQLHSQVLMRFAEAIENGRLPLVPQIQVGGAGGEKGAANGLVEMMLSMLVADRLGRPAAPAAVPAPIEQQ from the coding sequence ATGGAAACCTTACAATATCTGAGCCCGATGGGATGGAAGGCGATCGAAATCGCCGTTACGCTCATCGTGCTGGCAGCCCTGTTCCGGTGGAGCGGCGTGATCCGCTATATCCCGAACGACAGGCTCGGCATTCTCGAAAAGCTGTGGAGTTTTCGCGGCTCCGTCGACACTGGCTTCATTGCGCTCTATGGCGAGGCCGGCTTCCAGCCGGAAGTCGTGCGCGGCGGCCTGCATTTCTTCATGCCGTTCCAGTATTCGATGCACCGCGCCAATCTCGTGACCATTCCGCAGGGCCAGATCGGCTATGTCTTCGCCCGCGACGGCGAGCCGTTGCCGCCAACCCAGACGCTTGCCTCGAATGTCGACGCCGATGATTTTCAGGATGTGCGCGGTTTTCTGACGAAGGGCGGCCAGAAGGGGCCGCAGCGCAAGATCCTGCGCGAAGGTACCTATGCCATCAATCTGGCGCAGTTCATCGTGCTGACCGCCCAATCGACTCACTCCGTCAACCTGAACGCATCCGAACAAAGACTGTTTGCCGACATGTCGACCTTGATCACCGAGCGTAATGGCTTCGAGCCCGTCGTCATTCATGACGCCGAGGACCTGATCGGCGTCGTCACCATCCATGACGGTCCGGCGCTGCCGGATGGCGAAATCATCGCGCCGACCGTTGCCAACAATCCGAAGGATCCGAACTTCCACAATAATTTCCAGGACCCGGAGAAGTTTCTCAATGCCGGCGGTTATCGCGGCCGGCAATTGCAGGTGCTTGCCGACGGCAGTTATTTCCTCAACCGGATCTTTGCGACCGTCGAACTTGTGGAGAAGACGATCATCGAGGTCGGCACAGTGGGTGTCGTCGTCTCCTATACCGGCCGGCGAAGCGCCGATATCTCAGGCCAGTCCTATCGCCACGGCGAGCTGGTCGAGACGGGGGCACGCGGTGTCTGGTCGACGCCGCTGCTGCCGGGCAAATATGCGTTCAACACCTATGCCGGCAATATCATCATCGTGCCGACCACCAACTTCGTGCTCAAATGGACGAAGGAACAGTTCGGCGAACACAGGCTGGACGAGAATCTTTCCGAAGTGTCGCTGATCACCAAGGATGCGTTCGAACCGGTGCTGCCGCTCTCGGTCGTCGTTCATATCGACTATATGAAGGCGCCGCTCGTCGTGCAGCGTTTCGGCGATATCAAACGGCTGGTCGAGCAGACGCTCGATCCGATGATCTCGGCCTATTTCAAGAATATCGCCCAGACCAAGACCCTGATCGAACTGCTGCAGGAGCGCAGCGAAATCCAGCGCAAATCCGGCGATGAAATGCGCGAGAAGTTCAACTCCTACAGCCTCGAACTGCAGGAAGTGCTGATCGGCACGCCGCGGGCCAGCAACGGCCAGAACAGCATCGAGCAGATCTTGATCCAGCTGCGCGAGCGTCAGATCGCCGTCGAAAAGGTCGAGACCTACAAATTGCAGGAGGCGGCGGCGATCCAGGAGCGCACATTGCGCGAAAAGGAAGCGCTCGCCGAACAGCAGGCGAAGATCACGACATCGGCGCTCACCATCGAGATCAGCGAGAACGAAGGCAAGGCGCAGCTCGCCCGCACCCGCCAGCAGGCGGAAACCATTCAGGTGACCGCCAAGGCCGAAGCGGAAAAGGTGCGCCTCGCCGGCCTGGGTGAGGCCGACAGGATCAAGTCGATCGCACTTGCCGATGCCGAGCGCATCAAGGCGACCGGTTTGGCCGACGCCCAGAAGGTGCGCGCCGTCGGTCTGGCGGAAGCCGAAGCCACCGAGAAAAAAGTGGCGGCCTTCGGTGGCCCGGATTATCAGCTCCATTCGCAGGTGCTGATGCGTTTTGCCGAGGCAATCGAAAACGGGAGACTGCCGCTCGTGCCGCAGATCCAGGTCGGCGGCGCCGGCGGCGAAAAGGGCGCCGCCAATGGCCTTGTCGAAATGATGCTGTCGATGCTGGTCGCCGACCGGCTTGGACGGCCGGCTGCACCGGCTGCGGTGCCGGCGCCGATCGAGCAGCAGTGA
- a CDS encoding ABC transporter ATP-binding protein: MTEPLLKVQNLSRHFGGASAPVRAVDDVSFEIAAGETLGLVGESGCGKTSLVRTLLKLGPATGGSALLDGVDITTSSGRHLHALRRRMQVVFQDPYQSLNPRMRVDRLISEPWALHRGVMPKARWREETVKLLESVGLRGEHADRYPSEFSGGQRQRLGIARALALNPTLLVCDEPVSALDVSVQAQVINLLAKLKRERNLTMLFVAHDLAVVRHISDRVMVMYLGKIIETGPKHSIFSAPAHPYTQALLSAVPTPDPRLRGKRKRIVLQGELPSPVNPPSGCRFRTRCWKATSICAEQEPMLMARTPAPGLLTACHHADEQIISTSCSTG, encoded by the coding sequence ATGACCGAACCGCTTCTTAAAGTCCAAAATCTCTCCCGGCATTTCGGCGGCGCATCGGCTCCGGTGCGCGCCGTCGATGATGTCAGCTTCGAGATTGCAGCGGGGGAGACGTTGGGCCTCGTCGGCGAGAGCGGCTGCGGCAAGACCTCGCTGGTGCGCACGTTGCTGAAGCTCGGACCGGCAACCGGTGGCAGCGCTTTGCTTGACGGCGTCGATATCACCACGAGCAGCGGCCGGCACTTGCACGCGTTGCGCCGCAGGATGCAGGTCGTGTTCCAGGATCCCTACCAGTCGCTCAATCCCCGCATGCGGGTCGACCGGCTGATCTCGGAGCCCTGGGCGCTGCACCGTGGTGTCATGCCGAAGGCACGCTGGCGGGAAGAGACAGTCAAGCTGCTGGAATCCGTCGGTCTGCGTGGCGAACATGCGGACCGCTACCCTTCCGAATTTTCAGGTGGCCAGCGGCAGCGTCTCGGTATTGCTCGCGCTCTTGCGCTCAATCCGACGCTCCTCGTCTGCGATGAACCGGTTTCGGCCCTCGACGTTTCCGTCCAGGCGCAGGTCATCAACCTACTAGCCAAGCTGAAGCGCGAACGCAATCTGACGATGCTTTTCGTCGCGCATGATCTCGCCGTGGTGCGCCATATATCAGACCGCGTCATGGTCATGTATCTTGGCAAGATCATAGAGACCGGGCCGAAGCATTCCATTTTCAGCGCGCCGGCTCATCCTTACACCCAGGCCTTGCTTTCCGCGGTGCCGACACCGGATCCAAGGCTTCGCGGGAAGCGCAAACGCATCGTGCTGCAGGGCGAGCTTCCGAGCCCGGTCAACCCGCCCAGCGGATGCCGCTTCCGGACCCGCTGCTGGAAGGCCACATCGATTTGCGCAGAACAGGAACCAATGTTGATGGCGAGGACGCCGGCTCCGGGCCTGCTGACCGCGTGCCACCATGCCGATGAGCAAATTATCTCCACATCTTGTTCAACTGGATGA
- a CDS encoding IS1182 family transposase has product MMVGDDLFEGLPVHGARRSAQVGRGAARMREPVRDQIELRAVDIDSLIGQDHAVRVIWNYVEGLDLSTLEDRIKAREHRPGHPPISPRLLLALWLYASSDGVGSARALERQCGSHDVYRWLCGGVSVNYHTLSDFRVGCADLLDRLLAEHLAALAGAGLVTLDCLAQDGVRVRASAGAASFGRKATLDRHLSIAEAVVDQLKHEVDARSDASTRRIEAARERAARERGERLRAAQVALDEIERHRQAREEKRGNGKKPKEPRASSTDAQARVMKMADGGFRPGYNVQVASTAGEQFVVGLEVTNAGSDRGLMRPMLERLRALSGHLPRRYLADGGFGSAEDIEWAHGEGVEVFCPPTQSKHGTDPFLPRRGDGPGVSAWRARMASEAGKAQYKPRSICECVHARWRNWNLRQLTVRGIEKVQAVVLCYALTNNILQGHRLAKG; this is encoded by the coding sequence ATGATGGTGGGCGACGACCTGTTCGAAGGATTGCCGGTGCATGGAGCGCGGCGAAGTGCTCAGGTGGGACGCGGAGCGGCGCGCATGCGTGAGCCGGTGCGCGATCAGATCGAGTTGCGTGCCGTCGATATCGACAGCTTGATCGGCCAGGATCATGCGGTGCGGGTCATTTGGAACTATGTCGAGGGACTGGATCTGAGCACGCTCGAAGATCGGATCAAGGCGCGTGAGCACCGGCCAGGCCATCCACCGATTTCGCCACGGCTTTTGCTGGCGCTGTGGCTCTATGCCAGCAGCGACGGCGTCGGCAGCGCGCGGGCGCTGGAACGGCAGTGCGGGAGCCACGACGTCTATCGCTGGCTGTGCGGCGGTGTCTCGGTGAACTATCACACACTGTCGGATTTTCGGGTTGGTTGCGCCGATTTGCTCGACCGGCTGCTTGCCGAGCATCTGGCGGCGCTTGCCGGTGCCGGCCTCGTCACTCTCGATTGTCTGGCGCAGGATGGCGTGCGGGTCCGGGCAAGCGCGGGTGCGGCCTCGTTCGGCCGCAAAGCGACGCTTGATCGGCATCTTTCCATTGCCGAGGCGGTTGTGGATCAGCTCAAGCACGAGGTCGATGCGCGTTCGGATGCCAGCACTCGGCGCATCGAGGCGGCCAGGGAGCGGGCGGCGCGCGAGCGCGGCGAGCGGCTCAGAGCAGCCCAGGTCGCTCTTGACGAGATCGAGCGCCATCGCCAGGCGCGCGAAGAAAAGCGCGGCAATGGCAAAAAGCCGAAGGAGCCGCGCGCCTCCAGCACGGATGCACAGGCGCGGGTGATGAAGATGGCCGACGGCGGCTTCCGCCCGGGTTATAATGTGCAGGTTGCGAGCACGGCCGGTGAGCAGTTCGTGGTCGGGCTCGAGGTGACCAATGCCGGCTCCGATCGCGGCCTCATGCGGCCGATGCTGGAGCGGTTGCGCGCGCTAAGCGGCCATCTGCCGCGGCGCTATCTCGCCGATGGCGGCTTTGGCAGCGCTGAAGATATCGAGTGGGCGCACGGCGAAGGGGTTGAGGTCTTTTGTCCGCCCACTCAGTCCAAGCACGGAACCGATCCCTTCTTGCCGCGCCGCGGCGACGGTCCGGGTGTGTCGGCCTGGCGGGCCCGCATGGCAAGCGAGGCGGGCAAGGCTCAGTACAAACCCCGATCGATCTGCGAATGCGTCCATGCCCGCTGGCGCAACTGGAATCTGCGACAATTGACGGTGCGCGGCATCGAAAAGGTCCAGGCCGTCGTGCTCTGCTACGCACTCACCAACAATATCTTGCAAGGCCATCGGCTTGCCAAGGGCTGA
- a CDS encoding ABC transporter permease, with product MSFIYFLKRAGFAALALAALMTSAFFLVRLTGDPVDLYLPVDASDAAREAMRVRLGLDGSLPAQFLDWAWDIVRLDFGVSLWHNRPAMDVVLEALPNTLALGAIALTLAFGAAVVIGSLAALNAGGWIDRGVNLLSQAAASVPDFWLGLMGVLLFAVTFRLLPTSGFGGPIYWVLPIACLFARPFGTLVQIIRGSMIEALNATFVRTARAKGARDGRVTFVHALRNALLPAVTVTGDLAAQFAGGGGVVEVVFGFPGIGKLLIDGILKRDFAVVQASIFAVAVVIFFINILVDMLYASIDPRVRVE from the coding sequence ATGTCCTTCATATACTTCCTGAAACGAGCGGGCTTCGCGGCGCTTGCGCTTGCAGCGCTGATGACATCCGCCTTTTTCCTGGTGCGGCTGACGGGGGATCCTGTCGATCTCTACCTGCCGGTCGATGCCTCGGATGCGGCGCGCGAAGCCATGCGCGTCCGTCTCGGCCTCGACGGTTCGCTTCCGGCACAATTCCTTGATTGGGCCTGGGACATCGTCAGACTCGATTTCGGGGTGTCGCTCTGGCACAACCGGCCGGCCATGGATGTGGTATTGGAAGCGCTGCCCAACACGCTGGCGCTCGGCGCCATTGCATTGACCCTGGCCTTCGGCGCCGCTGTCGTCATCGGATCCCTCGCCGCCTTGAATGCCGGCGGCTGGATCGATCGTGGCGTCAACCTGCTGTCGCAGGCCGCCGCCAGCGTGCCGGATTTCTGGCTCGGCCTGATGGGCGTGCTTTTATTCGCGGTCACCTTCCGTCTCTTGCCGACATCGGGCTTCGGCGGCCCGATCTACTGGGTACTGCCGATCGCCTGTCTTTTTGCCAGGCCTTTCGGGACCCTGGTGCAGATTATCCGTGGCTCGATGATCGAAGCGCTGAACGCGACCTTCGTGCGGACCGCACGGGCCAAGGGCGCGCGCGACGGACGAGTTACCTTCGTGCATGCGCTCCGAAACGCTCTCCTGCCCGCGGTCACCGTTACCGGCGACCTTGCCGCTCAGTTTGCCGGCGGCGGCGGCGTCGTTGAGGTGGTCTTCGGGTTTCCGGGGATCGGCAAGCTTCTGATTGACGGCATCCTCAAGCGCGACTTCGCCGTCGTCCAGGCATCGATCTTCGCGGTCGCTGTCGTCATCTTCTTCATCAACATCCTGGTCGACATGCTCTATGCCTCGATCGATCCGCGCGTGAGGGTCGAATGA